One window from the genome of Luteithermobacter gelatinilyticus encodes:
- the fliN gene encoding flagellar motor switch protein FliN: MSDTENMDWQELDKSESSTETATPSQSEPVDTENAMAGDLEAVFDVPVKVSAVLGKTNLPVNKLLRMGPGAIVELDRKVGEAIDIYVNNRLVARGEVVLVEDKLGITMTEIIKGEE, encoded by the coding sequence ATGTCTGATACTGAGAATATGGACTGGCAGGAACTGGACAAGTCCGAATCCAGTACTGAAACTGCAACGCCTTCGCAAAGCGAGCCGGTAGACACCGAAAACGCCATGGCCGGTGATCTGGAAGCGGTTTTTGACGTACCGGTCAAGGTTTCTGCCGTGCTTGGCAAAACCAACCTCCCCGTGAACAAATTGTTACGCATGGGGCCCGGCGCCATTGTCGAACTGGACCGCAAGGTTGGCGAAGCCATTGACATATATGTGAATAACCGCCTTGTGGCACGGGGTGAGGTCGTTCTGGTGGAGGACAAGCTGGGCATCACCATGACGGAAATTATCAAGGGCGAAGAATAA
- the fliI gene encoding flagellar protein export ATPase FliI — MIARNDPQKTGDLVFTLKTEIDRIQPWKFYGRVVGVQGLLVEVAGAQRSLSIGARVNILSRQDKVIPAEVVGFHADRALLMPFSMLEGVGVGCKAFIEGEVAVVHPGEGWLGRVVNAMGEPIDGRGPIRDGAESYAVRAQPPAAHLRQRVGEKIDLGVRSINTFVTCCKGQRMGIFAGSGVGKSVLLSMFARYASADVTVIGLIGERGREVQEFLEDDLGEEGLARSVVVVATSDETALMRRQAAYLTLTVSEYFRDRGMDVLTLMDSVTRFAMAQREIGLAGGEPPASKGYTPTVFSELPRLLERAGPGLRGRGGSITGLFTVLVEGDDHNEPVSDAVRGILDGHIVLDRSIAERGRFPAVNVLRSVSRTMPGCNTSEENELLVTARKYLADYNDMEEMIRLGAYRSGANREVDEAIFYHPALEEFLAQQKTERSSLVEGYQRLAEILNRRPGSE, encoded by the coding sequence ATGATCGCCCGAAACGACCCACAGAAAACAGGGGATCTGGTGTTTACGCTTAAAACAGAAATAGACAGGATACAGCCCTGGAAGTTTTATGGCCGGGTGGTCGGTGTTCAGGGATTGCTGGTGGAAGTGGCCGGCGCGCAGCGCTCTTTGAGCATTGGAGCGCGGGTTAATATTCTGTCCCGTCAGGACAAGGTGATCCCTGCCGAAGTGGTGGGCTTCCATGCGGACCGGGCTCTGCTGATGCCCTTTTCCATGCTTGAAGGTGTGGGCGTGGGCTGCAAGGCCTTCATTGAGGGAGAAGTGGCCGTGGTGCATCCGGGCGAAGGCTGGCTGGGGCGGGTGGTCAATGCCATGGGGGAACCCATTGATGGCAGGGGGCCGATCCGCGACGGCGCCGAATCCTATGCGGTGCGGGCCCAGCCCCCGGCGGCGCATTTGCGTCAGCGGGTCGGGGAAAAGATTGATCTTGGGGTGCGGTCCATTAATACTTTTGTGACCTGCTGCAAGGGGCAACGTATGGGGATTTTTGCCGGATCAGGTGTCGGGAAATCCGTTCTTTTGTCCATGTTTGCCCGTTATGCCAGCGCCGATGTGACGGTAATCGGTTTGATCGGGGAACGGGGGCGCGAGGTGCAGGAATTTCTTGAGGATGATCTGGGGGAAGAGGGACTGGCGCGCAGTGTTGTGGTGGTGGCCACGTCGGACGAGACTGCCTTGATGCGTCGGCAGGCGGCGTATCTGACGCTCACGGTCAGTGAATATTTTCGGGACCGGGGCATGGATGTACTGACCCTGATGGACAGTGTGACCCGGTTCGCCATGGCGCAGCGGGAAATCGGCCTGGCCGGGGGCGAACCACCGGCCAGCAAAGGCTACACGCCTACCGTCTTTTCCGAACTACCGCGTCTTCTGGAACGTGCGGGGCCGGGGCTCAGAGGCCGGGGCGGATCCATTACCGGATTGTTTACCGTGCTGGTGGAAGGGGATGATCATAACGAGCCGGTATCCGACGCGGTGCGTGGCATTTTGGACGGCCATATTGTTCTGGATCGGTCTATTGCGGAACGTGGCCGCTTTCCGGCGGTGAATGTGCTACGGTCTGTTTCCCGTACCATGCCGGGGTGCAACACATCAGAGGAAAATGAGCTTCTGGTTACCGCTCGTAAATATTTGGCGGACTATAATGACATGGAAGAGATGATTCGCTTGGGGGCTTATCGCTCCGGGGCCAACCGGGAGGTTGACGAGGCGATATTTTATCATCCGGCGCTGGAAGAATTTCTGGCGCAACAAAAAACGGAACGCAGCAGCCTGGTGGAAGGGTACCAAAGGCTGGCGGAAATATTGAACCGACGTCCAGGTTCGGAATAA
- a CDS encoding motility protein A: MITLLGIVAGFALIISAMILGGSPLAFVDVPSILIVLGGTVAITIVSFSPKDLQLIPGALWHMMTYTPLDPREAGVTMIQISERARKQGLMSLEKLTSTMNNEPFLQKALNLTVDGASVEEIEQILQKEIHYTASIQSKSVDLLRRAAEVAPAMGLIGTLVGLVQMLGNLSDPSTIGPAMSVALLTTFYGAVLAHMVLMPLATKAERNSQNESTLNALYLTGALSISREENPRRLEMQLNAMLPQTHRIRYFE, translated from the coding sequence GTGATTACGTTATTGGGTATTGTCGCAGGTTTTGCACTGATCATCTCCGCCATGATTCTGGGAGGGTCGCCATTGGCCTTTGTGGATGTACCCTCCATTCTCATTGTTCTGGGGGGAACTGTGGCCATTACCATCGTCAGTTTTTCGCCAAAAGACCTGCAACTGATTCCCGGGGCATTGTGGCACATGATGACCTATACCCCCCTTGACCCGCGGGAGGCTGGCGTCACCATGATCCAGATTTCCGAAAGGGCCCGCAAGCAGGGGCTGATGTCGCTGGAAAAGCTCACCTCCACCATGAATAACGAACCCTTTCTGCAAAAAGCCCTGAACCTCACGGTTGATGGCGCCTCAGTGGAGGAAATCGAACAAATCCTGCAAAAGGAAATCCATTATACCGCCAGTATCCAGTCCAAGAGCGTGGACCTGTTGCGCCGGGCAGCCGAGGTGGCCCCGGCCATGGGACTGATCGGTACCCTGGTGGGGCTGGTGCAGATGCTGGGCAATCTCAGCGATCCCAGCACCATCGGCCCGGCCATGTCGGTGGCCCTGCTCACCACATTTTATGGCGCCGTCTTGGCGCATATGGTATTGATGCCGCTGGCGACCAAGGCAGAAAGAAATTCCCAGAATGAATCCACCCTTAACGCCCTGTATTTGACAGGCGCCCTGTCCATCAGCAGGGAAGAAAATCCGCGGCGTCTGGAAATGCAGCTGAATGCCATGCTGCCGCAAACCCATCGCATCAGATATTTTGAATAA
- a CDS encoding sigma-54-dependent transcriptional regulator, with the protein MRLIIVGTLQGQLSTASRIAMQQGAQVMHVDDVDGALNLIRSKGADLLMVDIKQDIKGLIENLKTERISTPVVACGIGSNPDAAVRAIRAGAKEYIPLPPDPDMIAAVLTAISDDDHEFIYRDRAMMKVVSLADQVAPSEASILISGESGTGKEVMARYVHNKSRRAQKPYVSVNCAAIPENLLESELFGHEKGAFTGAVARRIGKFEEANGGTLLLDEISEMDIRLQAKLLRAIQEREIDRVGGSGGPVKVDIRIIATTNRNLHEEVKKGTFREDLLFRLNVVNLNLPPLRERPEDTRALCKHFARKYAEFNGLEPKPVSDEAMKVLINHDWPGNVRELENTMHRAVLLASGPEITKQDILLPDGRPHMAIQSSTRGTDTASPRDTEPFAASSHIGRTVADVERDLIIDTLKHCLGNRTHAANILGISIRTLRNKLNQYMAEGVAVPSPGEGMENSSLS; encoded by the coding sequence ATGCGATTAATCATTGTCGGAACATTACAAGGCCAGCTCAGTACAGCCTCCCGGATTGCCATGCAACAGGGGGCCCAGGTCATGCATGTGGATGATGTGGACGGCGCCCTTAATCTGATCCGCAGCAAGGGGGCAGACCTGTTGATGGTGGACATCAAACAGGACATTAAAGGGTTGATCGAGAACCTGAAAACAGAACGTATTTCCACCCCTGTGGTGGCTTGTGGAATTGGCTCTAACCCAGATGCCGCCGTCCGCGCCATTCGCGCCGGAGCCAAGGAATATATCCCCCTGCCCCCGGATCCGGATATGATTGCCGCGGTGTTGACCGCCATTTCCGATGACGACCATGAATTTATCTATCGCGACCGCGCCATGATGAAAGTGGTCAGTCTGGCTGACCAGGTCGCTCCCAGCGAAGCCAGCATTCTGATCAGCGGCGAATCCGGCACCGGCAAGGAAGTGATGGCCCGTTACGTACACAACAAAAGCCGCCGGGCCCAGAAGCCCTATGTCAGCGTTAACTGCGCGGCCATTCCCGAGAACCTTCTGGAATCTGAACTGTTCGGTCATGAAAAAGGCGCCTTTACCGGGGCCGTGGCCCGCCGGATCGGCAAGTTTGAAGAAGCCAATGGCGGTACCCTGCTACTGGATGAGATCAGCGAAATGGACATCCGTCTCCAGGCCAAGCTGCTCAGGGCCATCCAGGAACGTGAAATTGACCGCGTGGGCGGCAGCGGTGGCCCCGTAAAGGTGGATATCCGCATTATCGCCACCACCAACCGCAATCTCCATGAAGAAGTCAAAAAAGGCACGTTCCGGGAAGATTTGCTGTTCCGGTTGAATGTGGTCAATCTTAACCTCCCGCCGTTGCGGGAACGGCCGGAAGACACCCGGGCCCTATGCAAACATTTTGCCCGGAAATATGCGGAATTCAATGGCCTTGAGCCGAAACCCGTATCCGATGAGGCCATGAAGGTGCTGATCAATCATGACTGGCCGGGTAATGTGCGCGAACTGGAAAATACCATGCATCGCGCCGTCCTGTTGGCCAGCGGTCCCGAAATCACCAAACAGGATATCCTGCTGCCGGATGGCCGGCCGCACATGGCAATCCAGAGCAGTACACGTGGCACGGACACAGCTTCGCCACGAGACACCGAACCTTTTGCCGCCAGCTCCCATATTGGCCGGACAGTGGCCGATGTGGAGCGGGACCTAATTATTGACACCCTGAAACACTGTCTGGGCAACCGGACCCATGCCGCCAATATTCTGGGGATTTCCATCCGCACCCTGCGCAACAAGCTGAATCAGTATATGGCTGAGGGTGTGGCGGTCCCCAGCCCCGGAGAGGGAATGGAAAATTCCTCCCTGTCCTGA
- a CDS encoding FliH/SctL family protein: MTAVKYTFDTDFEDELGGPRSQEKIEQARQEAFEKGLEAGRAEIRESIEQQSQYLLQNIHAALQVLTTRHKEQEAMMHKEAAILAHTIIGKLAPALVENTPLPEIEALVSQCLKNSPLEPRIVIRVDDQILPFLQKRIEDLKTMTGFAGEIVLISEPMRHISDCKVEWADGGADRDFEALKNTIDKTIQLFIEAPSSGHQDDNGMTVSISADEVGPAV; encoded by the coding sequence ATGACTGCGGTAAAATATACATTCGATACGGACTTTGAAGACGAACTTGGCGGCCCCCGCAGCCAGGAAAAAATTGAACAGGCCCGCCAGGAAGCCTTTGAAAAGGGGCTGGAAGCAGGACGCGCGGAAATTCGCGAGAGCATAGAACAGCAAAGCCAGTATCTGCTACAGAATATTCACGCGGCCCTTCAGGTTCTCACCACCCGGCACAAGGAACAGGAAGCCATGATGCATAAGGAAGCCGCGATTCTGGCCCATACCATCATCGGAAAACTGGCGCCGGCCCTGGTGGAAAACACGCCCTTGCCGGAAATCGAGGCCCTGGTCAGCCAGTGCCTGAAAAACAGCCCGCTGGAACCGCGCATCGTGATCCGGGTTGATGATCAGATCTTGCCGTTCCTGCAAAAACGAATTGAGGATCTGAAAACAATGACCGGTTTCGCCGGTGAGATTGTTTTGATCAGCGAGCCCATGCGACATATCAGCGATTGCAAGGTGGAATGGGCGGATGGCGGCGCAGACCGTGATTTTGAAGCATTGAAAAACACCATTGATAAAACCATACAGCTTTTCATTGAGGCCCCTTCTTCAGGCCACCAGGACGATAACGGGATGACGGTGAGCATTTCCGCCGATGAGGTGGGGCCGGCTGTATGA
- the flhA gene encoding flagellar biosynthesis protein FlhA: protein MSDTATNNAGPGLAAQLSQRSDIMMALGVVGILVVLFLPMPPWLLDICLALSITFAVMILMTCLFIEKPLDLNAFPTILLVSTMLRLALNVASTRLILSNGHTGPSAAGHVIEAFGSFVMGGNFVIGIIVFAVLLIVNFMVITKGSGRIAEVAARFSLDAMPGKQMAIDADLSSGLINEDEARRRRRELEDESTFFGSMDGAAKYVRGDAVAGLLITFINIIAGMIVGVAQNGMSFADAANTYTLLTVGDGLVSQIPALIVSTAAGLLVTKAGVTGKTDQALFSQLSAYPRAIGVSAFLLFCLALLPGIPFLPFAVLSGLLGYTSYALTRKKEEEVENEKLLQQQQEEKEKAKPAEEPITSALAIDPIRLELGYGLLPLINDDSGIRLTDQIRALRRQIASEMGFVMPSVRILDNMQLQANTYVIRLKEAEVGRGDIRPNMLMVMDPRGEQVALPGEATREPAFGLPAVWVERSMKEEASFRGYTVVDPSTVITTHITEVIKDNMAELLSYAEVQKLLDDLPKEHQKLVADLIPGMISQSGVQRILQNLLNERVSIRDLPTILEGIAEACGYTQNVVMITEHVRARLARQISHDNADAQGSIPLINMSPQWEQRFMESLVGGGEEKQLAMPPSELQEFINTVRMTFEEQAHAGELPVLLTSPMIRPYVRSIIERFRPATVVMSQNEIHPKIKIRTLGQI, encoded by the coding sequence ATGAGCGACACAGCCACAAATAACGCAGGCCCCGGCCTCGCTGCACAGCTTTCCCAAAGAAGCGACATCATGATGGCGCTGGGCGTTGTTGGTATTCTGGTGGTTCTGTTTCTGCCCATGCCGCCCTGGCTTCTAGATATTTGTCTGGCCCTGTCCATCACCTTTGCCGTGATGATCCTGATGACCTGCCTGTTCATCGAAAAGCCGCTGGATTTGAACGCCTTTCCAACAATCCTTCTGGTTTCAACCATGCTCAGGCTGGCGCTCAATGTGGCCTCGACCCGGCTGATTCTCAGCAACGGACATACCGGCCCCTCGGCGGCGGGACATGTGATCGAAGCCTTTGGCTCTTTTGTCATGGGGGGGAATTTTGTCATCGGTATCATTGTGTTTGCCGTGTTGCTGATCGTTAATTTCATGGTCATCACCAAAGGCTCCGGCCGCATTGCAGAGGTGGCGGCCCGTTTTAGCCTGGATGCCATGCCCGGCAAGCAAATGGCCATTGACGCGGATCTGTCTTCCGGCCTCATCAATGAAGACGAAGCCCGCCGGCGGCGCCGGGAACTGGAAGACGAAAGCACCTTCTTCGGATCCATGGACGGGGCGGCCAAATATGTCCGCGGCGACGCCGTTGCCGGCCTGCTGATTACCTTCATCAACATTATCGCCGGCATGATTGTGGGGGTGGCCCAAAACGGCATGAGCTTTGCGGATGCCGCCAACACCTATACCTTACTGACCGTGGGGGACGGGCTGGTAAGCCAGATTCCCGCGCTGATTGTTTCTACTGCGGCCGGTCTGCTAGTGACCAAGGCGGGGGTCACGGGAAAAACCGACCAAGCTCTGTTTTCCCAGCTCAGCGCCTATCCGCGCGCCATTGGCGTCAGTGCCTTTCTGTTGTTTTGCCTGGCCCTGCTGCCGGGCATTCCATTTCTGCCTTTTGCCGTTCTGTCAGGGTTGCTGGGCTATACGTCCTATGCGCTGACCCGTAAAAAAGAGGAAGAAGTGGAAAATGAAAAACTCTTGCAACAGCAACAGGAAGAAAAGGAAAAAGCCAAACCGGCCGAGGAACCTATTACCTCAGCCCTGGCCATCGACCCGATCCGGCTGGAACTGGGCTATGGCCTGCTGCCGCTGATCAACGATGACAGCGGTATTCGCCTGACGGATCAGATCAGGGCGCTCAGGCGTCAAATCGCCTCTGAGATGGGCTTTGTCATGCCGTCAGTGCGGATCCTCGATAATATGCAGCTTCAGGCCAATACCTATGTCATCCGCCTGAAGGAAGCCGAGGTGGGCCGTGGGGATATCCGCCCCAACATGCTGATGGTCATGGATCCCCGCGGCGAACAGGTGGCCCTGCCCGGCGAAGCCACCCGAGAGCCGGCCTTTGGCCTACCGGCCGTGTGGGTGGAGCGCAGCATGAAGGAAGAAGCTTCCTTCCGGGGCTATACCGTCGTGGATCCCTCGACGGTGATCACCACCCACATTACCGAAGTCATCAAGGACAATATGGCTGAGCTGTTGTCTTACGCCGAGGTCCAGAAACTTCTGGATGATCTGCCCAAGGAACACCAGAAACTTGTCGCCGACCTGATTCCGGGCATGATCAGCCAAAGCGGGGTGCAGCGTATCCTGCAAAACCTGCTGAATGAAAGAGTGTCCATTCGTGACCTACCGACCATCCTCGAAGGCATTGCCGAAGCCTGCGGCTACACCCAGAATGTGGTCATGATCACCGAACATGTGCGCGCCCGGCTTGCGCGCCAGATCAGCCATGACAATGCGGATGCGCAGGGAAGCATTCCACTGATTAACATGTCGCCCCAGTGGGAACAGCGGTTCATGGAATCCCTGGTTGGCGGCGGTGAGGAAAAACAGCTGGCCATGCCGCCCAGCGAATTACAGGAATTTATCAACACCGTCCGCATGACCTTTGAAGAACAGGCCCATGCGGGGGAACTGCCCGTCTTGCTGACCAGCCCGATGATCCGGCCTTATGTCCGGTCGATCATCGAACGATTCCGGCCTGCCACCGTGGTCATGTCGCAAAATGAAATTCACCCCAAGATTAAAATCCGTACCCTAGGCCAGATTTAA
- a CDS encoding MinD/ParA family protein has protein sequence MSSQAPVEQKLITVASGKGGVGKTWLSATLSHTLARNGHKVLLFDGDLGLANIDIQLGLMPEKDLGMVLTRKIPLEEAITPFVDESNRKTVFDVISGQSGSGALASLRQEPLGRLARDLRAISRNYDFTIMDLGAGVENSVTTLAQVSDKVIVVVTGDPTSLTDAYAFIKVTRMRNPEAPVAIVVNMVKDRHVATRIYETLKKACENFLKFTPEFLGPVRQDDHVVSAIRHQQPLLSRHPVCAAGEDVEAISRKL, from the coding sequence ATGAGCTCTCAAGCCCCTGTTGAACAAAAACTGATTACAGTTGCTTCCGGCAAGGGCGGTGTCGGCAAAACCTGGTTGTCGGCAACCCTCTCTCACACCCTGGCCCGCAACGGACACAAGGTCCTGCTGTTCGATGGTGATCTCGGTTTGGCAAATATCGACATTCAGCTTGGCCTTATGCCGGAAAAGGATCTCGGCATGGTGCTTACCCGGAAAATTCCTCTGGAGGAGGCCATCACTCCCTTTGTCGATGAAAGCAACCGCAAAACCGTCTTTGACGTTATTTCGGGACAGTCCGGATCCGGTGCGCTCGCCTCGCTGCGACAAGAACCCCTGGGCCGGCTTGCCCGGGACCTGCGCGCCATCAGCCGAAATTATGACTTCACCATCATGGATCTAGGGGCCGGAGTGGAAAACTCGGTAACCACGCTGGCCCAGGTTTCCGACAAGGTGATTGTGGTGGTTACCGGCGATCCCACATCGCTGACCGACGCCTATGCCTTCATCAAGGTCACACGCATGCGCAACCCAGAAGCTCCCGTTGCCATTGTGGTAAATATGGTCAAGGATCGCCATGTAGCCACACGCATTTATGAAACACTGAAAAAAGCCTGCGAAAACTTTCTGAAATTCACGCCCGAGTTTTTGGGGCCAGTACGTCAGGACGATCATGTGGTTTCCGCTATCCGTCATCAGCAACCATTACTCAGCCGCCATCCCGTTTGCGCCGCTGGCGAAGACGTGGAAGCCATTTCGCGGAAACTATAG
- a CDS encoding ATP-binding protein, whose protein sequence is MRIKIFSARNIQDALDQVRKTLGENAIILDSQEEGDRVKITAAVEAPPPRVNPRVSPPPKPTPSPIRKSLKELEEEQQSGELDLEYYLSHHGLSTSLKLRLLDFAASVERENSLMALACALDSLFHFDPLNNDYQDRPVMLVGPPGVGKTVTAAKLASQAVLDNRPVRLVSTDTLRTGGLAQLEGYGLALKLAVAEAASPELLADLLGSKKKPGELTIVDTAGYNPYSDTEIAELHRFITAADVEPVLVLTAGTDPVEAREIAETYAALGVRRFIGTRLDAARRYASLLMAADGAGLTFAGVGITPYLADGIQKLDAVQLAKLLTKIPKRQNIQNLSAASPATDSSPAPSDETPDENLQGAPEDISEENRPEESKHS, encoded by the coding sequence ATGCGAATAAAGATTTTCAGCGCCAGAAACATACAGGATGCCCTCGATCAGGTCCGCAAGACCCTCGGGGAAAATGCCATTATTCTGGACAGTCAGGAGGAAGGCGACCGGGTTAAGATTACCGCCGCTGTGGAGGCGCCGCCGCCCCGGGTCAACCCCCGGGTATCGCCGCCGCCCAAACCGACCCCCTCCCCCATACGAAAATCTTTAAAGGAACTGGAAGAAGAGCAGCAGTCCGGAGAACTGGATCTGGAGTATTATCTCAGCCATCACGGCCTCAGCACCAGCCTGAAATTGCGTCTTCTTGACTTTGCCGCCAGCGTGGAACGCGAAAACAGCCTGATGGCGCTGGCCTGCGCGCTGGACAGCCTGTTCCACTTTGATCCACTGAATAATGACTATCAGGACCGGCCGGTCATGCTGGTCGGACCGCCGGGTGTGGGCAAAACCGTCACGGCCGCCAAACTGGCCAGCCAGGCCGTACTGGACAACCGGCCGGTGCGGCTGGTCAGTACCGACACACTGCGCACCGGCGGTCTGGCGCAATTGGAAGGATATGGTCTGGCGCTGAAACTGGCGGTTGCCGAAGCCGCTTCGCCCGAACTTTTGGCCGACCTTCTTGGAAGCAAAAAGAAGCCTGGCGAACTGACCATCGTCGACACCGCCGGATATAATCCCTATTCCGACACGGAAATTGCCGAATTACATCGTTTTATTACCGCCGCGGACGTGGAACCGGTACTGGTATTGACAGCCGGAACCGATCCCGTCGAGGCTAGGGAGATTGCCGAAACCTATGCCGCCCTGGGCGTGCGCCGTTTTATTGGGACCCGGCTGGACGCGGCCCGGCGTTATGCCAGCCTTCTAATGGCCGCGGACGGTGCGGGACTGACTTTTGCCGGCGTCGGTATTACCCCCTACTTGGCCGACGGCATTCAGAAACTGGATGCGGTGCAGCTGGCGAAACTTTTGACCAAAATTCCCAAACGGCAAAATATACAAAACCTGTCTGCGGCGTCCCCAGCCACGGACAGCTCTCCTGCTCCCTCCGATGAAACCCCTGATGAAAATCTGCAGGGAGCCCCCGAAGATATCTCCGAAGAAAACAGACCCGAGGAAAGCAAACACTCATGA
- a CDS encoding flagellar FliJ family protein, with translation MIRLHKWQLDEKRRQLNDLEAMRDDLLRQKALLAEQLSFEQQKAAAAPVVDFAYANYATSVMQRQQNLQNSLNEIEASIEDMKEQVAEAFKEMKKYEIVERREQERRRAQAHRRQQADLDELAVQMHRRKNRASA, from the coding sequence ATGATCCGGTTACACAAGTGGCAGCTGGATGAAAAAAGGCGTCAGTTAAACGATCTGGAGGCGATGCGTGACGATCTGCTGCGGCAGAAGGCGCTTCTGGCGGAGCAATTATCATTTGAACAGCAAAAGGCGGCGGCCGCGCCGGTGGTGGATTTTGCTTATGCCAATTATGCAACCTCGGTGATGCAGCGGCAGCAAAATCTGCAAAACTCCCTAAACGAGATTGAAGCGTCCATCGAAGACATGAAAGAGCAGGTGGCCGAAGCCTTCAAGGAAATGAAGAAATATGAAATCGTCGAGCGGCGGGAGCAGGAGCGTCGCCGGGCCCAGGCTCACCGGCGCCAGCAGGCTGACCTTGACGAACTGGCGGTGCAGATGCATCGGCGTAAAAACCGCGCAAGCGCCTGA